The genomic region AGCCATTCCAATTTGAATTTCTGATGCCATGAGATGACTCAGTCAATGTCCCATGCCCAACAATCTCCAAAGACCCTCGAATCTCGCCACTCCATTGATTCCTGCCTCTTCCAGCTCCGTACATGGAAGCCCTTCACCAACAAGCGCCCTTGTCTCTCCGATCGCAAAACCCCTTCCGTTTCGATCGACCTTTCCAAGCTTTCTCTTCTCGACGATGATTCCACCACTAAACCCTTCAAATCGTCTTCCGCCGCCGCCACCACCAACTTCCGCCTTATAGCCCGCAAGCGCCGCCGCCGAGGATCCCGCTCTGTTTCCGGCCGGAGTAGTGACCGCAGTGgcacgcgccgatgctgctcTGTTGGGGCCTCGGCGGCTCATGGGACTTGCTCTGATTTTCCGGTGGCGATGGGGACGGACTCCAGCGGGGAGCTCTTTGGGAACGTTGGAGATGGGAGTTGGGCCTCCGATGTGAGTGAGGCGAGGAGGGAGAGGGATAGAGAGGGTGGTGGTGGCGGCGGTGGAGGTGGTGGTAATGGTGGCGGTAGTGGGGAGAAGGAGAGTGGTGTTGGGTTTGGTGGGGTGGGTGGGTGTTCTGATGGGAATGGGAACGAGTCCGGGTATGGTAGTGAACCTGGGTATCGTGGTGATGCTGAGTTTGGTTATGGGGATGAGTTTGATGAGGAAGAAGATGATCCCAGATTCAGATTGTTGTTCTGGGGTGAGCAAATCCGAGGTAAagttttggtttttttttctttttgtgtatATATACCTTAGCTTGATTGGTTAGGGTGATATTCTAGTTTTGTAACTAGAGAACACTAGTCTACCTAGATGATTAAATTTTGGTTCGTTGAATTTGGTGACTCTGATCTCTTCTATCTTTTATGCGATTTTGGTGTTTGGATGCTTAAGAAATTTGGAACTTCCTAGTTATGGGTGGTTTATTTCTGTATGCACAAAGTGGTGTACTTTGTTTATTCATGGTATTTGGTTGATCACCAACTTGGTGATTTGCTTATGTAGTAGGTACTAGCCTGCTAGGCGGGTTTGAAAGAGTTTGTGCTTGAAATTAGATCAGTGGTTTGGTTAATAGGCGAGTTCTTTTTACTTCTATGGAACTTGTTCGGCATTGTAGTAGTTAAAGAGTTGATTTACTAGTAAGTTCTTCTGGTGTAAGACTTCAGTTTTGTGGGTTGTGAATCCTAAAAGTTTCAATAGCATTTGTGAATATTTTTAGTTGAAATGGATTCTACTGAATTCTTCAAACGTAGGATTAGGGAGTTTCTGTTGTTTCTCTTTCTCTTTGGATATGCTTTGAGCCTTCAATTTTAATTGCCGAACTGTATCTGTTAAGCATAGGTATATTCTATTGTCTAAGGTTTTGGTGTTGCTGTAGTGCAAGTTCCCGATAACTTTTAAGCTAAGTTTTCCTCTTTTTTCCTGTTGAGAAATTATTAGGAGGACTAATTGGTAAGCCTAATCATGTCCTTACCCTATAAAATTGACACTTAGTCAAAATTTTACATATCCCATTGATGTGTTTCTTTCTCCTgatcatcattttttttattcctaATTGACTGACACGTTTCCTTTTATACCCCCTTTCCTAACCCCTCAGACTCTACTAATTCTTTAGATTTCTCAAAACAAAATAATGACCCATCATCTTCCGGACCCAGAAAATTGGGAACTCCTTCATGCTGCCATGATCAACCCACCAAAGCAACCACAAGAATCATTTGACACTGCTGTAATTGACCCATTGAAGTCACCACACATTAAAGTGGATATCatgaagatttttatttttacttctttGTGTTTTTGGGTTAATTGGTGCATTAGATATGTTGTTTTGCTTTTGTTattatgttattgttgatttggCAGTTTTTGTTCCATATGTGAATTGTGAAACTATTACTTTATCCTCTCTGATACATCTGGTATGAATTGAAATTTTGAACCTAATTATATAAAAACGATTAATATTACTCTCTCTGATTTTTGTAATATTTTATTACAATGGATGATTTAATAATATTGTAATTTACTAATTGTGGGAAAAAGGATAAAAAATTGATGATAAAGAGAGAGAAACACACACTCAATGGCTTAGGTAAAATTTTGACAAGTGTCAATTTTATAGTTAGGAAGATAATTAGGCTTATCAATTAGTCCTCTCAATCAATTCTCTCTCTTTTTGTGGTACATTGGCAACAATAAGATTTGAACCGAGGATCTGAATCATCTCATATATATTACCCAAACCCCTTACCACTAAACCATTAAAGCTTTTTGGTTGGTTATAAAGCATTAGTACTTACTAGATTAATCATTATTGCTTGGTGAGAATAGTGTAATGATATAGCATCCTATAACGATTCCAAGATATTTTCTTAAAGAGTAAAATATAGATACTTTCATTGTCTTAAAAAGCAATCAATTCTTTCTTCATTTAGTGGTTAGAAGGATGGTCAGGAAGATCTCCTCATTAATCATTTCTCCCCAACTTTAGTAGGATCCTTATGTTTGAAGTTGCAAATTTTTGGGAAGACAATTCTTGCAATCCACTAACTGGTAGTGTTTTAGTGGGGAAATATATAGAAGAGTGGGTCAACCTTTATTAAAAAATGGCCTCCTCAATTTTCTGTAGTGGTATACACCGATGATTCCCACTTCCTAGATGCTCAGCAAGGTGTTTGAACTTTGGAGAATGGAGAGAGTGGGAGAAAACTATTTGCCGGCAAACTGAGTATTCTTTGCGGGAgcgaatcatctcaattggaaaATCCACTTGACCATGTCAAGTTCCATTAATAATTGGATAATTTTGTGAAACCCGCTTGGCCCACCTAGTCCACTAATAATGAAAATTCACACTTGACATGGACAATTGGATTTTTCAATTGGGAGGATCCGCCTTCATTCTTTACTAGATTTGTGtttggagaaaaaaaaaaaagattcgtTGCTTAAAATAGTCAGAAATTTGAGGTAGAAAGATACTTGCAAATCTATATCTGATTGAACAATAGCAGCTTATTGGAACAATGATTACTGTTCTATATAACAATGAAAGTTTAACTGGAACTCTATTTTATACATGTATGGTAGTATTAGAAACTATATGTTTTCCTGATTAACAATACAGACATGAATCATATGCATTATGCAAAACTTGACTAAATTTTGAACTATATGTTTATTTTAGCATGTATAAAAGAGCCTAGTACTGAACTGTGTTGTTCCAGAGACTAAATTGAACTTCATTGTTCCACAGCTGTAGATTCCAAAATGGAGATGGTTGGAGAGAACTCCTTGTTAGACCAAAAATCCCATCATAGATGCCGACGCCGGAAGCATGATTGTAGAATGGTTGATGCATTGAGGTGACGATTGCAGAAACGTGATCATGTACACAACAAAATACATTACTTCCTTACAACCAAGGAACTGGCTTCTTTTTCGCATGAATATACCATGAGTGTGGTTTTTACAGCATCCCTTGTGATGGATGCTTCGCACCCTCAGTGTCCAAAGAATTTCAACAAGTAGAGACATAAGAGGTGGGGGATTCATGCTGCTGCTGTAGATTTTGTTCAAGTTTTGAAGATATATGCTAATTAATGTTTTTCTGATGAGGAAAAGTACTATGTTGTCCAAATATATACGAGGAGAGACATGAAAATATTAATCATTTGATAGCAAACCTTTGTTAGGAGTTACGAGTGACATCTTGTTCAATGATGGTTGATATTAACATATTTTTGTCATCTCCAAAAATGTTTTCATGTAAATTCTGTTCTCTTTTTTGTCTTTGTTCTTTTTCCTCTCTGCAATGGCCAAACAAATTTTTAAGCTTCAGCATTTGctgagatttttttttctttgttttttttcataatttaaatGTTCGTATTGCAATTAGTGGAGGAATTCANNNNNNNNNNNNNNNNNNNNNNNNNNNNNNNNNNNNNNNNNNNNNNNNNNNNNNNNNNNNNNNNNNNNNNNNNNNNNNNNNNNNNNNNNNNNNNNNNNNNNNNNNNNNNNNNNNNNNNNNNNNNNNNNNNNNNNNNNNNNNNNNNNNNNNNNNNNNNNNNNNNNNNNNNNNNNNNNNNNNNNNNNNNNNNNNNNNNNNNNNNNNNNNNNNNNNNNNNNNNNNNNNNNNNNNNNNNNNNNNNNNNNNNNNNNNNNNNNNNNNNNNNNNNNNNNNNNNNNNNNNNNNNNNNNNNNNNNNNNNNNNNNNNNNNNNNNNNNNNNNNNNNNNNNNNNNNNNNNNNNNNNNNNNNNNNNNNNNNNNNNNNNNNNNNNNNNNNNNNNNNNNNNNNNNNNNNNNNNNNNNNNNNNNNNNNNNNNNNNNNNNNNNNNNNNNNNNNNNNNNNNNNNNNNNNNNNNNNNNNNNNNNNNNNNNNNNNNNNNNNNNNNNNNNNNNNNNNNNNNNNNNNNNNNNNNNNNNNNNNNNNNNNNNNNNNNNNNNNNNNNNNNNNNNNNNNNNNNNNNNNNNNNNNNNNNNNNNNNNNNNNNNNNNNNNNNNNNNNNNNNNNNNNNNNNNNNNNNNNNNNNNNNNNNNNNNNNNNNNNNNNNNNNNNNNNNNNNNNNNNNNNNNNNNNNNNNNNNNNNNNNNNNNNNNNNNNNNNNNNNNNNNNNNNNNNNNNNNNNNNNNNNNNNNNNNNNNNNNNNNNNNNNNNNNNNNNNNNNNNNNNNNNNNNNNNNNNNNNNNNNNNNNNNNNNNNNNNNNNNNNNNNNNNNNNNNNNNNNNNNNNNNNNNNNNNNNNNNNNNNNNNNNNNNNNNNNNNNNNNNNNNNNNNNNNNNNNNNNNNNNNNNNNNNNNNNNNNNNNNNNNNNNNNNNNNNNNNNNNNNNNNNNNNNNNNNNNNNNNNNNNNNNNNNNNNNNNNNNNNNNNNNNNNNNNNNNNNNNNNNNNNNNNNNNNNNNNNNNNNNNNNNNNNNNNNNNNNNNNNNNNNNNNNNNNNNNNNNNNNNNNNNNNNNNNNNNNNNNNNNNATGATTTTTGTTATGTTAGATTAATTTAGTTGGATTTTGTTAACAAAATAATTTAGATGTGTagtattattcatttatttaatagGGATTAATACACTTAATAATAATTTAAGTAAATTTAGTGGTATCATGTGATGGCAGTGTAGTGTCTAGTCTagtttttacaattattggaGCCTAAAATGCATACCTTATATAATGACAATAACATTAAGATATTGTCATGTCAATTTATTGATAGCTTGCTCAATTCGTTAGTAtatgatattttatatttatattgtaTTTTGAAAAGCTCAATCAAGTAGCTTCATATTTAATCAATTTTTAGAGAATCAAagtaccaaacttaatttcaaaagtaATCTTAAGTTGGAGTTGAAACCATTTTGCCCTGAAATTTTTGATCGGCTTTAATTTCGACCTTAAATTTATAGTTATCCAATTAACACTCTCAAATATTAAATTGTGTCCTATATTTGCTCATTTAGTTATCTCCGTTAATGAAAATCTGATGTGATACGTGTGTATCCATGTGGCACTTAACTTGCCAGAATGAATGTGTGATAAGTGAATGACGTGGCAAAAGTTGAATAAATTCAATTTCTCTAGCAAAGTTTCGAACATATTAGGAAAAGAGGGCGACAAATTGAGTTCATTCAACTTTTGACACATCATTCACTCATCACACATCAATTCTAGTAAGTTGGGTGCCATTTGGATACACATTCTATCAACTTAACGTGCCACATCAGATCTCCATTAACGGAGATAGCTACAAAGACAAACGTGGGGCACAATCCAATATTTAGGGGTGTTAATTAAGTAACTGTAAATTTGGGGTCGAAATTGAGGCTGGTCAAAAATTTTAAAGGCCAAAATGAATTTCAACTCTCTTAAGTTGAATATAACAAATGAGTCATGtcaaattttctttaaaaaaaaaagtcatgtCAGAGTTAAATCTCAAATTTGGTTCATTTAACAAATTTAATTCTCTTTTTTAATTATGATTATTAGGAATTGAAAAACAAAAACGTTTACATTTTCTTGGTGCCTACAAAAATATTACATTTGAACTAAAAATGAATCATtatttttataactaaataat from Arachis ipaensis cultivar K30076 chromosome B02, Araip1.1, whole genome shotgun sequence harbors:
- the LOC107626158 gene encoding keratin, type II cytoskeletal 2 epidermal isoform X2, which gives rise to MTQSMSHAQQSPKTLESRHSIDSCLFQLRTWKPFTNKRPCLSDRKTPSVSIDLSKLSLLDDDSTTKPFKSSSAAATTNFRLIARKRRRRGSRSVSGRSSDRSGTRRCCSVGASAAHGTCSDFPVAMGTDSSGELFGNVGDGSWASDVSEARRERDREGGGGGGGGGGNGGGSGEKESGVGFGGVGGCSDGNGNESGYGSEPGYRGDAEFGYGDEFDEEEDDPRFRLLFWGEQIRAVDSKMEMVGENSLLDQKSHHRCRRRKHDCRMVDALR
- the LOC107626158 gene encoding aspartate, glycine, lysine and serine-rich protein isoform X1; protein product: MTQSMSHAQQSPKTLESRHSIDSCLFQLRTWKPFTNKRPCLSDRKTPSVSIDLSKLSLLDDDSTTKPFKSSSAAATTNFRLIARKRRRRGSRSVSGRSSDRSGTRRCCSVGASAAHGTCSDFPVAMGTDSSGELFGNVGDGSWASDVSEARRERDREGGGGGGGGGGNGGGSGEKESGVGFGGVGGCSDGNGNESGYGSEPGYRGDAEFGYGDEFDEEEDDPRFRLLFWGEQIRDSTNSLDFSKQNNDPSSSGPRKLGTPSCCHDQPTKATTRII